Proteins encoded within one genomic window of Chelatococcus sp. HY11:
- a CDS encoding NAD(P)-dependent oxidoreductase, which yields MTTSARETHPPLPRLLVTGAAGRLGRLAVTHLRQAARYDVVATDVATIPDGIAADLTQPAAQWDGFLDGVDAILHCAGHRGPGTTWQEAQELNLDLSLRLMAAARRRVKRFVFLSSNWVMAGHRFTQGPITVHREPAPINPYGMSKLAIERAGIALAEAGDFDFIALRIGMVVAKPLDAGRRLPSMRRWSQEMWLGGEDFCEGIEKALTAPVNGASVLNLVSDNPGSRWDISETRQRIGYSPGPGRRAEVQPAHEAAEVTAARLDLCRTEIVRHLAAGSADLPDESAARCAEILTGEEKAPKHLP from the coding sequence ATGACAACCTCGGCCCGAGAGACGCACCCCCCTCTGCCTCGCCTTCTTGTCACGGGGGCCGCAGGAAGGCTTGGACGTCTGGCGGTCACGCATCTGAGGCAAGCCGCCCGCTATGACGTGGTCGCGACCGACGTGGCGACCATTCCCGATGGCATCGCCGCGGACCTGACACAACCCGCCGCGCAATGGGACGGGTTCCTCGATGGCGTGGACGCCATTCTGCACTGCGCGGGCCATCGCGGGCCGGGAACGACCTGGCAGGAAGCCCAGGAGCTCAACCTGGACTTGAGCCTGCGGCTCATGGCGGCGGCGCGGCGGCGCGTGAAACGCTTCGTGTTCCTCAGCTCGAACTGGGTGATGGCGGGTCACAGGTTCACGCAAGGACCCATCACAGTCCATCGCGAGCCAGCCCCCATCAACCCCTACGGCATGTCCAAACTGGCGATCGAGCGCGCCGGCATCGCGCTGGCCGAGGCCGGTGATTTTGATTTCATCGCGCTCAGGATTGGCATGGTTGTCGCTAAACCCCTGGATGCCGGGCGCCGGCTTCCGTCCATGCGGCGCTGGTCACAGGAAATGTGGCTAGGCGGTGAGGATTTCTGCGAGGGGATAGAGAAGGCCCTGACCGCACCCGTGAACGGCGCAAGTGTGCTCAATCTGGTTTCGGACAATCCCGGCTCGCGCTGGGACATCTCCGAGACGAGGCAGCGGATCGGCTATTCACCCGGCCCCGGCCGGCGAGCCGAGGTCCAGCCCGCGCACGAGGCGGCCGAGGTCACAGCCGCCCGCCTCGATCTATGCCGAACCGAGATCGTCAGGCATCTGGCGGCCGGAAGCGCGGACCTGCCCGATGAATCGGCGGCGCGATGCGCGGAAATCCTGACCGGTGAGGAGAAGGCACCGAAGCATCTGCCATAG
- a CDS encoding DUF6603 domain-containing protein: protein MSQNALTSLLCDIAVAFGSIADIDTPERAAALFAKLGYAVPGATAMGALAGLKSAVAGLGGSVRASASIDTDNGKLAANIDLLARLAAVADAMRQVQSALQGAGVPNLGELVPRLTDHLLLDHIDRAQPQLHEGLLLIGLIDRNEAPAAGQPMRRINWRRLSALLTAPGEIARDVYRFDTNLDIDLLLARLEKLMRASGMPGGRYPQAAATKAALGNAGAGLPELRFPFFQKGFTPETYSQFGITISPAEATGGKRRGVALLPYIRGGNSFQFNVCDRGELVFSSTTDIRKVGFTVRPPFTAEGLFDLTGAFGASIAIREKKARAEEVTLIGSPGGTRLSVQGLGFNIFAGTPQGKLDLGVEAEIGAFRFVIDAGKADGFLQKVLSGLHVEAETDLAFGMALLSGFTFRGGGKLALELSTHIDLGPAKLDGIRLGLGPSNDRFSLDTGALLKFDLGPLKAVVEDIGLSTSLDFRPGNLGPAHLSVGFKPPKGVGLSVDAGIVTGGGYLSLDPERGEYAGAIELSFSGIVALKAFGLISTRMPDGTKGFSLVIIISVEFGTGIQLGFGFTLLAVGGLIGLNRTMNLEALMDGVRTGSIESIMFPRDVVANAPKIISDLRTLFPAQEGTFLIGPMAKLGWGTPTLVSVSLGIIIEIPGNIAIIGVLKVAIPAEDAPLIILQVNFAGAIEFDKQRIYFFASLFESRVVFLTIDGEMGLLVAFGDDANFVVSVGGFHPRFAPPPLPFPSPRRISVSLLSTPLSRVRIEGYFAVTANTVQFGARVEVYFGFSALNVKGHLAFDALFQFSPFRFIIEISASLSANVFGAGLFSVRVRGELQGPAKWRIRGQGSISLLFWDVDVDINESWGESADTLLPPIAVLPLLAGEYAKMENWRAILPAGNGLFVTLRKMPAEEAALVLHPVGLLAISQRTVPLAIKLDKIGNQAPSDVNRLTIDVAGGGLAKRDDAFEPFAPAQFQNFSDADKLSRPAFAPEKSGLHLSAAGADLRTSRMVKRIVRYEEIIIDNNFKRFTRRFFLFAGTLFNFFLNGAAITHCALSKAAKKQLDPFEDKITVMPETFTVAFQATNKAFAANAGAFRSEASARQFMNDVVANDPTLMDAVHVIPSYERAA from the coding sequence ATGTCCCAGAACGCCCTCACCTCCCTCCTCTGCGACATCGCGGTGGCGTTTGGATCGATCGCCGACATCGATACGCCGGAGCGGGCAGCCGCCCTCTTCGCCAAGCTCGGCTATGCCGTGCCGGGGGCGACCGCCATGGGGGCGCTCGCTGGCCTCAAGAGCGCGGTGGCCGGGCTCGGCGGCAGCGTCCGGGCTTCCGCCAGCATCGACACCGACAACGGAAAGCTTGCCGCCAATATCGATCTGCTCGCGCGGCTCGCGGCGGTCGCCGACGCCATGCGCCAGGTCCAATCAGCCCTTCAGGGCGCCGGTGTCCCCAATCTCGGCGAGCTCGTGCCACGGCTGACCGACCATCTCCTGCTCGACCATATCGATCGCGCACAGCCGCAACTGCATGAGGGGTTGCTGCTCATTGGGCTGATCGATCGCAACGAGGCGCCGGCGGCCGGCCAGCCCATGCGGCGTATCAACTGGCGACGCCTGAGCGCCTTGCTCACCGCACCCGGCGAGATCGCCCGGGATGTCTATCGCTTCGACACCAACCTCGATATCGATCTGCTCCTCGCGCGCCTCGAAAAGCTGATGCGCGCCTCCGGCATGCCGGGCGGGCGCTACCCGCAAGCGGCCGCGACCAAGGCGGCATTGGGCAACGCTGGCGCCGGGCTGCCGGAACTGCGTTTCCCCTTCTTCCAGAAAGGCTTCACACCCGAGACCTACAGCCAGTTCGGCATCACCATTTCGCCGGCCGAGGCCACCGGCGGCAAGCGCCGGGGCGTGGCGCTCCTCCCCTATATCAGGGGTGGAAACAGCTTCCAGTTCAATGTCTGCGATCGCGGCGAGCTTGTCTTCTCGTCCACGACCGACATTCGCAAGGTCGGCTTTACCGTGCGGCCTCCCTTCACGGCGGAAGGGCTTTTCGATCTCACCGGCGCCTTCGGCGCCAGCATTGCCATTCGCGAGAAGAAGGCCCGCGCCGAGGAAGTCACCCTCATCGGCTCGCCCGGCGGCACGCGCCTCTCCGTACAAGGGCTCGGCTTCAACATCTTTGCCGGCACACCGCAGGGCAAGCTCGACCTCGGCGTCGAAGCCGAGATCGGTGCCTTCCGTTTCGTCATCGATGCCGGTAAGGCAGACGGCTTTCTGCAGAAGGTCCTCTCCGGCCTGCATGTGGAAGCGGAAACAGACCTCGCCTTCGGCATGGCGCTCTTGTCCGGCTTCACCTTTCGCGGCGGCGGCAAGCTCGCGCTGGAGCTCAGCACCCATATCGATCTCGGCCCGGCCAAGCTCGATGGCATCCGGCTTGGTCTCGGCCCGAGCAACGACCGCTTCAGCCTCGATACGGGGGCGCTGCTGAAGTTCGACCTCGGGCCGCTCAAGGCGGTTGTCGAGGACATCGGGCTTTCGACCAGCCTCGATTTCCGCCCGGGCAATCTCGGCCCGGCGCATCTCAGCGTCGGCTTCAAGCCGCCGAAGGGCGTGGGGCTGTCCGTTGATGCGGGCATCGTTACCGGTGGAGGCTATCTCAGCCTCGATCCCGAACGGGGCGAATACGCCGGCGCCATCGAGCTCAGCTTCAGCGGCATCGTCGCGCTCAAGGCCTTCGGGCTCATCTCGACCAGGATGCCCGATGGCACCAAGGGCTTTTCGCTCGTCATCATCATCTCGGTCGAGTTCGGCACCGGCATCCAGCTCGGCTTCGGCTTCACGCTGCTGGCGGTTGGCGGCCTTATCGGCCTCAACCGGACGATGAATCTCGAGGCGCTGATGGACGGCGTGCGCACCGGCTCCATTGAATCCATCATGTTCCCGCGGGACGTGGTGGCGAACGCACCGAAGATCATCAGCGATCTCAGGACGTTGTTCCCGGCGCAGGAAGGCACCTTCCTCATCGGGCCGATGGCCAAGCTCGGCTGGGGTACGCCGACGCTGGTCAGCGTCTCGCTCGGGATCATCATCGAGATCCCGGGCAACATCGCCATCATCGGGGTCCTGAAGGTGGCGATCCCAGCCGAGGATGCACCGCTCATCATCCTTCAGGTCAATTTCGCCGGCGCCATCGAATTCGACAAGCAACGCATCTATTTCTTCGCCTCGCTGTTTGAATCCCGGGTCGTCTTCCTCACCATCGACGGCGAGATGGGATTGCTCGTGGCCTTTGGCGACGACGCGAATTTCGTCGTCAGCGTCGGTGGTTTCCACCCCCGTTTCGCGCCGCCGCCCCTGCCCTTCCCAAGCCCAAGGCGCATCAGCGTCAGCCTCCTCAGCACGCCGTTGTCCCGAGTGAGGATCGAGGGCTATTTCGCCGTCACTGCCAATACCGTGCAATTCGGGGCGCGGGTCGAGGTCTATTTCGGCTTCAGCGCCCTCAACGTCAAAGGCCATCTCGCCTTCGACGCACTGTTCCAGTTCTCGCCCTTCCGCTTCATCATCGAGATCTCCGCCTCGCTGTCGGCGAATGTCTTCGGCGCGGGGCTGTTTTCGGTGCGTGTCCGGGGCGAGCTGCAAGGCCCCGCGAAATGGCGCATCAGGGGCCAAGGCTCGATCTCTTTGCTCTTCTGGGATGTCGATGTGGACATCAACGAGAGCTGGGGCGAGAGCGCCGACACCCTGCTGCCGCCGATCGCGGTACTGCCGCTGCTCGCCGGCGAATATGCCAAGATGGAGAACTGGCGGGCAATCCTGCCCGCAGGGAACGGGCTCTTCGTCACGCTGCGCAAGATGCCGGCCGAGGAAGCAGCGCTTGTCCTTCATCCCGTCGGCCTCCTGGCGATCAGCCAGCGCACCGTGCCGCTCGCTATCAAGCTCGACAAGATCGGCAATCAGGCGCCCAGTGACGTCAACCGGCTGACGATCGATGTCGCCGGCGGCGGGCTCGCCAAGCGCGACGACGCCTTCGAGCCCTTCGCGCCGGCGCAGTTCCAGAATTTCTCAGATGCCGACAAGCTGTCGCGGCCAGCCTTCGCGCCGGAGAAATCCGGTTTGCATCTGTCCGCAGCAGGTGCCGATCTCAGGACGAGCCGCATGGTCAAACGCATCGTGCGTTACGAAGAGATCATCATTGACAACAACTTCAAGCGCTTTACGCGGCGCTTCTTCCTCTTCGCCGGCACGCTGTTCAATTTCTTCCTCAACGGCGCGGCGATCACCCATTGCGCGCTCTCGAAGGCCGCCAAGAAGCAGCTCGA